The genomic window CTCGTTTTTCAAACAAAATTTATTCTAAAATATCCAATGCTAAGGGCAAAATCCGCTCTACGAATTTGGTATAAGCAAGTGCTGAGGGATGTAGGTTATCTGAAGCAACCAGTGCTGGATTGTTCAATCCTTCCTGCGTAATATCAGTGATGTACACGTATTTTAAGTTGTTGTCCGTACAATAGGTTTGTGCAAATGAGTTGTACAATTCGAGTTGAGTGCTAATGTTTAGGGCGTTGCTGCCTTGACCGAATGGCGTGTATGCATAATCTGGAATCGAGACTACTATTAGTTTTGAAGCATCGCCTCCAATGAGTGAAATGGCGGTAGTCACAAGTTCTACAAATTCAGTTTCGTAAAGTTCAAACGGTTTGTTTTGATATTGATTATTAACGCCTATCAAAAGCGTGGCCAAATCAAAATCAGTTGGAGGTTCAGCTGTA from Formosa sp. Hel1_33_131 includes these protein-coding regions:
- a CDS encoding SGNH/GDSL hydrolase family protein yields the protein MRLKTIVLTLIVGLAFLGCNSCTDSPTPAESSDPEIQTPADPQNFKLIALGDSYTIGQSVCESCRFPAQLKDSLQERFTVLDTFNLEIIAQTGWTTSNLKNAISTAEPPTDFDLATLLIGVNNQYQNKPFELYETEFVELVTTAISLIGGDASKLIVVSIPDYAYTPFGQGSNALNISTQLELYNSFAQTYCTDNNLKYVYITDITQEGLNNPALVASDNLHPSALAYTKFVERILPLALDILE